One stretch of Euphorbia lathyris chromosome 7, ddEupLath1.1, whole genome shotgun sequence DNA includes these proteins:
- the LOC136235323 gene encoding uncharacterized protein isoform X2, translating to MAKQSSGWIVMQKKRWPLMILTLFTLSSLMVFFMRSAFDSCHSSSNRTGSSTSNRFGETKEGSQVQKQSISSSPVNVAPNPLDFMKSKLVLLVSHELSLSGGPLLLMELAFLLRGVGAEVVWITNQKPPELDEVIYSLENKMMDRGVQIFPAKDQKAIGAMIDSHTTAEYWKNRTQERLGIRMPETYVVHLGNSKDLMEVAEDNVAKRVLREHVRETLGVRNDDLLFAIINSVSRGKGQDLFLRSFYQSLQLILEKKLQVPSLHAVVVGSDWNAQTKFEGELRKIVQEKKIQDRVHFVNKTLTVAPYLAAIDVLVQNSQGRGECFGRITIEAMAFQLPVLGTAAGGTMEIVVNGTSGLLHPGGKEGVIPLANNIVKLATHVERRLTMGKKGYERVKERFLEHHMSHRIALVLKEVLRKSKS from the exons ATGGCAAAGCAATCGAGCGGGTGGATTGTAATGCAAAAGAAGAGATGGCCGCTGATGATTCTCACATTGTTCACTTTATCTTCTCTTATGGTGTTTTTCATGAGATCCGCTTTCGATTCATGTCATTCTAGCTCTAACAGGACTGGCTCTAGTACTAGTAATCGTTTTGGAGAAACGAAAGAAGGTTCTCAAGTTCAGAAACAGTCCATTTCTTCTTCACCTGTCAATGTAGCTCCAAATCCTCTTGATTTCATGAAATCGAAACTCGTTCTCCTTGTCTCTCACGAGCTTTCTCTTTCTG GTGGACCATTGTTGTTGATGGAGTTAGCTTTTTTGTTGAGAGGTGTTGGTGCTGAAGTTGTTTGGATAACTAATCAGAAACCTCCAGAACTTGACGAGGTGATCTACAGTTTGGAGAATAAGATGATGGATAGAGGAGTGCAG ATCTTCCCTGCAAAAGATCAGAAAGCCATAG GTGCTATGATTGATTCACATACAACAGCAGAATACTGGAAGAACAGGACACAAGAGCGGTTAGG GATTAGAATGCCTGAAACCTATGTTGTGCACCTTGGAAATAGCAAGGACCTCATGGAAGTGGCTGAAGATAATGTGGCCAAACGGGTTCTACGTGAGCATGTTCGAGAGACTCTTGGAGTGAGAAATGATGATCTGCTCTTTGCTATCATAAATA GTGTTTCGCGTGGGAAAGGTCAGGACCTCTTTCTTCGTTCTTTTTATCAGAGTCTGCAACTGATCCTGGAGAAGAAACTGCAGGTCCCATCATTACATGCAGTAGTTGTGGGAAGTGACTGGAATGCCCAGACAAAATTTGAAGGAGAACTTCGCAAAATTGTTCAGGAGAAAAAGATTCAAGATCGTGTTCACTTTGTGAACAAGACCTTGACAGTTGCTCCATATTTGGCAGCTATCGATGTTCTTGTTCAGAACTCTCAG GGTCGGGGAGAGTGCTTTGGGAGGATAACCATTGAAGCTATGGCCTTTCAACTGCCTGTTTTG GGAACTGCAGCTGGAGGAACCATGGAGATAGTAGTGAATGGGACAAGTGGGTTGCTGCATCCAGGTGGGAAAGAAGGTGTAATACCTCTGGCAAATAACATAGTGAAATTAGCGACACATGTAGAAAGAAGGCTGACAATGGGAAAGAAAGGGTACGAGAGGGTGAAAGAGCGGTTTTTGGAACACCATATGTCTCATAGAATCGCTTTGGTCCTCAAGGAAGTATTACGGAAGTCCAAGTCTTAA
- the LOC136235323 gene encoding uncharacterized protein isoform X1: MAKQSSGWIVMQKKRWPLMILTLFTLSSLMVFFMRSAFDSCHSSSNRTGSSTSNRFGETKEGSQVQKQSISSSPVNVAPNPLDFMKSKLVLLVSHELSLSGGPLLLMELAFLLRGVGAEVVWITNQKPPELDEVIYSLENKMMDRGVQIFPAKDQKAIGTALKADLVVLNTAVAGKWLDAVLKGKVKQVLPKVLWWIHEMRGHYFKLEYVKHLPFVAGAMIDSHTTAEYWKNRTQERLGIRMPETYVVHLGNSKDLMEVAEDNVAKRVLREHVRETLGVRNDDLLFAIINSVSRGKGQDLFLRSFYQSLQLILEKKLQVPSLHAVVVGSDWNAQTKFEGELRKIVQEKKIQDRVHFVNKTLTVAPYLAAIDVLVQNSQGRGECFGRITIEAMAFQLPVLGTAAGGTMEIVVNGTSGLLHPGGKEGVIPLANNIVKLATHVERRLTMGKKGYERVKERFLEHHMSHRIALVLKEVLRKSKS; encoded by the exons ATGGCAAAGCAATCGAGCGGGTGGATTGTAATGCAAAAGAAGAGATGGCCGCTGATGATTCTCACATTGTTCACTTTATCTTCTCTTATGGTGTTTTTCATGAGATCCGCTTTCGATTCATGTCATTCTAGCTCTAACAGGACTGGCTCTAGTACTAGTAATCGTTTTGGAGAAACGAAAGAAGGTTCTCAAGTTCAGAAACAGTCCATTTCTTCTTCACCTGTCAATGTAGCTCCAAATCCTCTTGATTTCATGAAATCGAAACTCGTTCTCCTTGTCTCTCACGAGCTTTCTCTTTCTG GTGGACCATTGTTGTTGATGGAGTTAGCTTTTTTGTTGAGAGGTGTTGGTGCTGAAGTTGTTTGGATAACTAATCAGAAACCTCCAGAACTTGACGAGGTGATCTACAGTTTGGAGAATAAGATGATGGATAGAGGAGTGCAG ATCTTCCCTGCAAAAGATCAGAAAGCCATAGGTACAGCTCTTAAGGCTGACTTGGTTGTTTTAAATACTGCTGTTGCGGGGAAATGGTTGGATGCTGTCCTGAAGGGGAAAGTTAAACAAGTTCTACCAAAGGTTCTATGGTGGATTCATGAAATGCGAGGGCATTATTTCAAACTAGAGTATGTTAAGCACCTCCCTTTTGTTGCAGGTGCTATGATTGATTCACATACAACAGCAGAATACTGGAAGAACAGGACACAAGAGCGGTTAGG GATTAGAATGCCTGAAACCTATGTTGTGCACCTTGGAAATAGCAAGGACCTCATGGAAGTGGCTGAAGATAATGTGGCCAAACGGGTTCTACGTGAGCATGTTCGAGAGACTCTTGGAGTGAGAAATGATGATCTGCTCTTTGCTATCATAAATA GTGTTTCGCGTGGGAAAGGTCAGGACCTCTTTCTTCGTTCTTTTTATCAGAGTCTGCAACTGATCCTGGAGAAGAAACTGCAGGTCCCATCATTACATGCAGTAGTTGTGGGAAGTGACTGGAATGCCCAGACAAAATTTGAAGGAGAACTTCGCAAAATTGTTCAGGAGAAAAAGATTCAAGATCGTGTTCACTTTGTGAACAAGACCTTGACAGTTGCTCCATATTTGGCAGCTATCGATGTTCTTGTTCAGAACTCTCAG GGTCGGGGAGAGTGCTTTGGGAGGATAACCATTGAAGCTATGGCCTTTCAACTGCCTGTTTTG GGAACTGCAGCTGGAGGAACCATGGAGATAGTAGTGAATGGGACAAGTGGGTTGCTGCATCCAGGTGGGAAAGAAGGTGTAATACCTCTGGCAAATAACATAGTGAAATTAGCGACACATGTAGAAAGAAGGCTGACAATGGGAAAGAAAGGGTACGAGAGGGTGAAAGAGCGGTTTTTGGAACACCATATGTCTCATAGAATCGCTTTGGTCCTCAAGGAAGTATTACGGAAGTCCAAGTCTTAA
- the LOC136201338 gene encoding 26S proteasome regulatory subunit S10B homolog B-like translates to MSSDGEEAVRRRNAVAEYRKKLLQHKELDSRVRAVRENLRSAKKEFNKTEDDLKSLQSVGQIIGEVLRPLDNERLIVKASSGPRYVVGCRSKVDKEKLTAGTRVVLDMTTLTIMRALPREVDPVVYNMLHEDPGNISYSAVGGLSDQIRELRESIELPLMNPELFIRVGIKPPKGVLLYGPPGTGKTLLARAIASNIDANFLKVVSSAIIDKYIGESARLIREMFGYARDHQPCIIFMDEIDAIGGRRFSEGTSADREIQRTLMELLNQLDGFDQLGKVKMIMATNRPDVLDPALLRPGRLDRKIEIPLPNEQSRMEILKIHAAGIAKHGEIDYEAVVKLAEGFNGADLRNVCTEAGMSAIRAERDYVIHEDFMKAVRKLNEAKKLESSSHYNADFGKE, encoded by the exons ATGAGCAGCGACGGAGAAGAGGCAGTGCGACGTCGGAATGCGGTGGCGGAATATCGTAAAAAGTTACTCCAACACAAGGAGTTGGATTCCAGAGTGCGAGCTG TGAGGGAGAACCTGAGATCTGCAAAAAAAGAATTCAACAAAACAGAGGATGACTTGAAATCTCTTCAAAGTGTTGGTCAGATCATTGGAGAAGTTCTAAGACCTCTTGATAACGAACGCT TGATTGTTAAAGCAAGCAGTGGTCCCCGTTATGTGGTGGGCTGCCGCAGCAAAGTGGACAAGGAAAAGCTAACTGCAGGAACTAGAGTGGTTCTTGATATGACGACACTCACAATCATGCGGGCTCTTCCACGAGAG GTAGATCCAGTTGTTTATAACATGTTGCATGAAGATCCTGGAAATATTAGCTACTCAGCTGTTGGTGGTTTATCTGACCAAATTAGAGAATTAAGGGAATCCATTGAGCTACCGCTCATGAATCCTGAACTTTTCATCAGAGTGGGGATTAAACCTCCCAAG GGTGTTCTTCTTTATGGACCTCCTGGTACTGGGAAGACGTTGTTGGCTAGGGCCATTGCTAGTAATATAGATGCCAACTTCTTGAAG GTTGTTTCAAGTGCCATCATAGACAAGTACATTGGAGAAAGTGCTAGGTTGATACGAGAAATGTTCGGATATGCACGTGATCACCAA CCGTGTATCATTTTCATGGATGAGATTGATGCAATTGGTGGACGCCGTTTTAGTGAAGGAACAAGTGCTGATCGTGAAATACAAAGAACACTAATGGAGTTGCTCAATCAACTTGATGGATTTGATCAACTTGGGAAG GTTAAAATGATAATGGCAACAAACCGACCTGATGTTCTTGACCCAGCACTTCTACGGCCAGGGCGCTTGGACCGAAAGATAGAGATTCCATTGCCAAATGAACAATCAAGGATGGAAATTCTAAAGATTCATGCTGCAGGCATTGCAAAACATGGGGAGATTGACTATGAGGCTGTTGTGAAACTTGCAGAG GGTTTCAATGGAGCTGATCTCCGCAATGTTTGCACTGAAGCCGGAATGTCAGCAATCCGTGCAGAACGTGATTACGTTATCCATGAAGATTTTATGAAG GCTGTAAGGAAGCTTAACGAGGCAAAGAAACTGGAGTCAAGCTCACACTATAATGCAGATTTTGGTAAGGAGTAG